Proteins encoded within one genomic window of Flavobacterium gilvum:
- a CDS encoding ISAon1 family transposase N-terminal region protein, whose protein sequence is MQDSFIDLLKLLLPEIIVDYFELTSYEKGDEILHLYLREINSVPKEYRASKLSSKGFFDEITVQDFPIRGHQVYLHITRRRWLNQDTGKVAFRDWSLVADGTRVTQEFASFLKEINRFQTK, encoded by the coding sequence ATGCAAGATTCCTTTATCGACTTACTTAAATTGTTATTACCTGAAATAATTGTAGATTATTTTGAACTTACTTCTTATGAAAAAGGAGATGAGATACTTCATCTGTACCTTAGAGAGATTAATTCAGTTCCTAAAGAATACAGGGCGTCTAAATTAAGTTCAAAAGGATTCTTTGATGAGATAACGGTGCAGGATTTTCCTATCCGAGGACACCAAGTGTATTTGCATATCACTCGCAGAAGATGGCTTAACCAAGACACTGGAAAAGTGGCGTTTAGAGATTGGAGTTTAGTAGCGGACGGCACTCGAGTAACACAAGAGTTTGCGTCTTTTTTAAAAGAGATCAATAGATTCCAAACCAAATGA
- a CDS encoding ISAon1 family transposase N-terminal region protein has product MQDSFIDLLKLLLPEIIVDYFELTSYEKGDEILHLYLREINSVPKEYRASKLSSKGFFDEITVQDFPIRGHQVYLHITRRRWLNQDTGKVAFRDWSLVADGTRVTQEFASFF; this is encoded by the coding sequence ATGCAAGATTCCTTTATCGACTTACTTAAATTGTTATTACCTGAAATAATTGTAGATTATTTTGAACTTACTTCTTATGAAAAAGGAGATGAGATACTTCATCTGTACCTTAGAGAGATTAATTCAGTTCCTAAAGAATACAGGGCGTCTAAATTAAGTTCAAAAGGATTCTTTGATGAGATAACGGTGCAGGATTTTCCTATCCGAGGACACCAAGTGTATTTGCATATCACTCGCAGAAGATGGCTTAACCAAGACACTGGAAAAGTGGCGTTTAGAGATTGGAGTTTAGTAGCGGACGGCACTCGAGTAACACAAGAGTTTGCGTCTTTTTTTTAA
- a CDS encoding KTSC domain-containing protein, with protein sequence MKKIVEYRKLLNVEKTVELKELKTIYRNAMKDAHPDKFQGDDAGLKAAEENSKKIIEAYHFLVSINPETIKQLLPEYTETTSTQTITDYKFVDGRLIVNFSNGSVYEYISVPKATYVKMVNADSPNRFAKRHILNSYPWRKTTNQE encoded by the coding sequence AAACAGTAGAGCTTAAAGAATTGAAAACCATCTATCGCAACGCGATGAAAGATGCGCATCCTGATAAATTTCAAGGTGATGATGCTGGTTTAAAAGCAGCAGAAGAAAACAGTAAAAAAATAATTGAAGCCTACCACTTTTTGGTTAGCATCAATCCAGAAACAATCAAACAACTTTTGCCTGAATATACTGAAACAACTTCAACTCAAACTATTACAGATTACAAATTTGTAGACGGAAGGTTGATTGTTAATTTCTCAAACGGAAGTGTTTACGAATATATTAGCGTACCAAAAGCTACTTATGTAAAAATGGTAAATGCAGATTCTCCTAACAGATTTGCAAAAAGACATATCCTTAATTCTTATCCTTGGAGAAAAACAACAAACCAAGAATAG
- a CDS encoding DUF4369 domain-containing protein, whose product MKKIILFLTATALLTSCSKDKYTVSGVATGFENGKTVIMETQDEKGFGLIAVDTVKIENGKFEIKGKAVEPAFHTLQIEGVQGKIPFILENGDITIVVNKDTIQKSKVSGSYNNDEYVKFNEEMIKIQKPLMDFQTANMQKMQMAQQAKDTATINGLMKEYTKIQSEIGNASKTKYVDYANTHPKALISALIIQSMTNDPSVDSKKIETMYNGLDESLKNSKPGKAIKLKIAQLKIPTVGASAAPGAPATK is encoded by the coding sequence ATGAAAAAAATTATTTTATTTCTTACTGCTACAGCATTACTTACTTCTTGTAGCAAAGACAAGTACACTGTATCTGGTGTTGCCACAGGATTTGAAAACGGAAAAACTGTGATTATGGAAACTCAAGACGAGAAAGGTTTCGGATTGATTGCTGTGGACACTGTAAAAATAGAAAATGGTAAATTTGAAATTAAAGGAAAAGCCGTAGAGCCTGCTTTCCATACTTTGCAAATTGAAGGTGTTCAGGGAAAAATTCCTTTCATCTTAGAAAATGGAGACATTACAATCGTTGTAAACAAAGATACAATTCAAAAATCTAAAGTTTCTGGTTCATACAATAATGATGAGTATGTAAAATTCAACGAAGAGATGATCAAAATCCAAAAACCTTTAATGGATTTTCAAACTGCTAATATGCAAAAAATGCAAATGGCTCAACAAGCAAAAGATACAGCTACTATCAACGGTTTGATGAAAGAGTACACTAAAATCCAAAGTGAAATTGGAAACGCTTCAAAAACAAAATATGTAGATTACGCAAATACACATCCAAAAGCGTTAATCAGTGCGTTAATTATCCAATCAATGACTAATGATCCATCTGTAGATTCTAAAAAAATTGAAACTATGTACAATGGACTTGACGAATCTTTGAAAAATTCTAAACCAGGTAAAGCAATCAAATTAAAAATTGCTCAGCTTAAAATCCCAACTGTAGGTGCTTCAGCAGCTCCAGGTGCCCCTGCTACTAAATGA
- a CDS encoding rhomboid family intramembrane serine protease, with product MNILLILIIAANVIVSYKGFNDFSFFRKYEFHVGSIRAGEQIRMISSGFLHADMGHLLFNMLTLYFFAPVVASYLGNFSFVLVYFGSLIFGSLLTMSFHKNDYNYRAVGASGAVTGVLYSAILLQPDMMLGIFFVLPIPAYLFGILYLLYSIYGMKAKNDNIGHTAHFGGAMGGYLITLIKNPALIQEHTLMTVLLAIPIIILFGMAKTGKL from the coding sequence ATGAATATTCTTTTGATTTTAATAATTGCTGCTAATGTCATTGTAAGTTACAAAGGATTTAATGACTTTTCGTTCTTTAGAAAATATGAATTCCATGTGGGCAGCATTCGTGCCGGAGAACAAATCCGAATGATTTCGTCAGGATTTCTCCATGCCGATATGGGGCATTTATTATTTAATATGCTTACTCTTTATTTCTTTGCTCCGGTTGTTGCCAGCTATCTTGGGAATTTTTCATTTGTTTTGGTGTATTTTGGCAGTTTGATTTTTGGCAGTTTATTGACAATGTCATTTCATAAAAACGACTACAATTACAGAGCTGTTGGAGCATCTGGAGCTGTAACCGGAGTTTTATATTCGGCTATTTTATTACAACCCGATATGATGCTTGGGATATTTTTTGTTTTGCCTATTCCTGCATACTTATTCGGAATTCTGTATTTGTTGTATTCAATTTATGGAATGAAGGCCAAAAATGATAATATAGGTCACACAGCACATTTTGGAGGAGCTATGGGAGGCTATTTGATAACTCTTATCAAAAATCCCGCATTAATACAGGAACATACTTTAATGACTGTTTTATTAGCTATACCAATTATTATTCTATTTGGAATGGCAAAAACAGGAAAACTTTAA
- a CDS encoding ISAon1 family transposase: MDSKPNDCNAIASFYGVSGRNLQYQYKEFLSNFKAWDQLKHAEKWLLFPQNIGKRLSIDETSLSNGELYTVVTNKAAKGRKGTIVAMIAGTKAETVISFIEQIPIKQRKQVKEITLDMAANMGLIAKKCFPNAIQVTDRFHVQKLALDALQEIRIKYRWQAIDLENEAIEKAKSSKIKYESQMLSNGDTNKQLLARSRHFLNKNKSKWSKSQIIRAILLFDLYPEIQKAYELAQDLRNIFENTQNKIIGLSRLAKWHEKVNQSGFKSFNTISRSIENHYQTILNYFDNRSTNASAESFNAKIKAFRSQFRGVRNIGFFLFRLTNIYA; encoded by the coding sequence ATAGATTCCAAACCAAATGATTGTAATGCCATTGCCTCTTTCTATGGAGTTTCAGGTAGAAATTTACAATATCAATACAAAGAGTTTTTAAGTAATTTCAAAGCTTGGGATCAACTCAAACATGCGGAAAAATGGCTTCTCTTTCCCCAAAATATAGGCAAACGCTTGTCAATAGATGAAACTTCCCTCTCCAATGGCGAACTATATACCGTTGTAACCAACAAAGCGGCTAAAGGAAGAAAAGGAACCATAGTTGCTATGATTGCTGGAACTAAAGCGGAAACGGTAATATCTTTCATTGAACAAATCCCAATCAAACAGCGCAAGCAAGTCAAAGAAATTACTTTGGATATGGCAGCAAATATGGGATTAATAGCCAAGAAATGTTTTCCAAATGCAATTCAAGTCACCGACCGTTTCCATGTTCAAAAACTAGCACTAGACGCTTTACAAGAAATCAGAATAAAATACCGTTGGCAAGCGATAGACCTAGAAAACGAAGCTATTGAGAAGGCTAAAAGCAGTAAAATTAAGTACGAATCTCAAATGTTATCAAATGGAGATACCAATAAGCAATTATTAGCCAGAAGCCGGCACTTTCTCAACAAAAACAAGTCTAAATGGTCAAAAAGCCAAATAATTAGAGCTATATTATTGTTCGATTTATATCCTGAAATCCAAAAAGCATATGAATTAGCTCAAGACTTAAGAAACATCTTCGAGAATACACAGAATAAAATTATTGGACTCTCAAGATTGGCTAAATGGCACGAGAAAGTAAATCAATCCGGATTTAAATCCTTTAACACAATCTCACGATCAATAGAGAATCACTATCAAACAATCTTGAATTATTTTGATAACAGAAGTACCAATGCTTCAGCTGAATCTTTTAATGCAAAAATAAAAGCGTTTAGATCTCAATTTAGAGGGGTTAGAAACATTGGATTCTTCCTTTTCAGGCTAACCAATATCTATGCATAA
- a CDS encoding SIMPL domain-containing protein yields MKKSIFFLICLFTVMAHSQEIKPIPQISVTGEGKVKIAPDQVLILATVETKGTNAKDVKKQNDQQMEAVLKLVKSMDLAPTDYKTKRVSLNPQYDYEKKKSSYNATQTVEILLKDLSKYDELMEGLVDKGINRIDNVTFQSSKLAQFQSEARKLAMKEAKIKAEDYVSVLGQKVGAAITIADNSQTYYPQPVYAMRAMKTESMNDAAPRETMAAGEIEITANVSVSFKLD; encoded by the coding sequence ATGAAAAAATCAATTTTCTTCCTTATCTGCCTTTTTACAGTTATGGCGCATAGCCAAGAAATCAAACCAATTCCTCAAATAAGCGTTACCGGAGAAGGGAAAGTAAAAATAGCTCCCGATCAGGTACTTATTTTGGCAACTGTTGAAACCAAAGGAACTAACGCCAAAGACGTAAAAAAACAAAATGACCAACAGATGGAAGCGGTTTTGAAATTAGTTAAAAGCATGGATTTAGCCCCAACGGATTACAAGACAAAAAGGGTTTCACTAAATCCTCAATATGATTATGAAAAAAAGAAAAGTAGTTATAATGCAACGCAAACCGTAGAAATCTTATTGAAGGATTTGTCAAAGTACGATGAGCTTATGGAGGGGTTGGTTGATAAAGGAATCAACAGAATTGATAATGTTACTTTCCAATCTTCTAAATTGGCACAATTTCAATCCGAAGCTCGTAAATTGGCGATGAAAGAAGCCAAAATAAAAGCGGAGGATTATGTATCTGTTCTTGGACAAAAAGTAGGAGCAGCGATAACAATAGCCGATAATTCGCAAACCTATTATCCCCAGCCTGTATATGCCATGAGGGCAATGAAAACTGAATCTATGAATGATGCTGCTCCTAGAGAAACGATGGCAGCAGGAGAAATTGAAATCACAGCCAACGTAAGTGTGAGCTTCAAGCTGGATTAA